One part of the Granulicella arctica genome encodes these proteins:
- a CDS encoding CRTAC1 family protein — MTRSTKLRIILAIFFAGLLATPMVLKKRFARRQADRQTTLDAQTSLARHGFYLQEVSHAAGIDFVHQAPVLDAKLAHIMPEVASMGASVSVVDFDRDGWPDLYVTNSAIGSQNHLYRNMHDGTFKDVATDLGVSDVNQAGTGVSMGAVWGDYDNDGYEDLFLIKWGRPELYHNEHGHGFRRVSDEAALPAWINANTAVWFDYDGDGLLDLFVGGYYPEYVDLWHLANTRMMPDSFEYAKNGGRKYLFHNLGNGRFEEVSAKVGIDSRRWALASAAADLRGTGHPDLFVANDYGVSELYMNDGKRFHESGESAGVGFAPKSGMNVAFGDVFNQGKLSVYVSNISEDGVLIQGNNLWVPKEGTSGDQIKYENLARDMGVELGGWSFGAQFGDLNNDGALDLYLTDGYVSLDRKRNYWYDFAKVAGGNSSIIGDAKDWPAMEGRSLSGYQQKHVWLNDGAGKFVDVAQMVGVTDTEDGRAVAMADLWNHGALDVIVANQRGRLLLYKNTVTPENHWIGFDLEGTKSNRSAIGAQVAVKWNGQEQMQQVSGGSGFAAENDRRLHFGLGRSTAIDEVVIRWPSGRIQSLKNVSADQILKVKEPS; from the coding sequence ATGACACGCAGCACCAAACTTCGTATTATTCTTGCGATCTTTTTCGCTGGGCTATTGGCAACTCCGATGGTTTTGAAGAAGAGGTTTGCACGACGGCAGGCGGATCGTCAGACGACGTTGGATGCGCAGACTTCGCTGGCGCGGCATGGCTTCTATCTGCAAGAGGTGTCGCATGCTGCGGGTATCGATTTTGTCCATCAGGCTCCGGTGTTGGATGCGAAGCTGGCGCACATTATGCCGGAGGTCGCTTCGATGGGAGCTTCAGTGTCGGTGGTGGATTTCGACCGCGATGGCTGGCCTGACCTGTATGTCACCAACAGCGCCATCGGTAGCCAGAATCATCTGTATCGAAATATGCACGACGGCACCTTCAAGGATGTGGCAACTGATCTGGGAGTGTCCGACGTCAACCAGGCGGGGACGGGCGTGTCGATGGGCGCGGTCTGGGGCGACTACGACAATGACGGCTATGAGGATCTGTTCCTGATCAAGTGGGGGCGGCCTGAGCTATATCACAATGAGCATGGGCATGGCTTTCGCCGAGTGAGCGATGAGGCTGCATTGCCTGCATGGATCAATGCCAATACGGCAGTGTGGTTCGACTATGACGGCGATGGGCTGCTGGATTTGTTTGTTGGCGGATACTATCCAGAATACGTCGATCTCTGGCATCTGGCGAACACGCGCATGATGCCGGACAGCTTTGAGTATGCCAAGAATGGCGGCCGCAAATACCTGTTCCACAATCTTGGCAACGGGCGGTTTGAAGAGGTCAGCGCAAAGGTGGGCATCGATAGTCGTCGATGGGCGCTGGCATCGGCCGCTGCGGATCTGCGCGGGACGGGGCACCCTGATTTGTTTGTCGCTAATGATTATGGCGTATCCGAGCTGTATATGAATGATGGCAAGCGCTTCCATGAGTCAGGCGAGAGCGCGGGTGTGGGATTTGCGCCGAAGAGTGGGATGAATGTTGCGTTTGGAGATGTGTTCAATCAAGGCAAGCTTTCGGTTTATGTATCGAATATCTCTGAAGACGGCGTTTTGATTCAGGGAAACAATCTGTGGGTGCCAAAAGAGGGGACATCGGGCGATCAGATCAAGTATGAGAATCTGGCGCGCGATATGGGCGTCGAGCTGGGGGGGTGGAGCTTTGGCGCGCAGTTTGGCGATCTGAACAACGATGGCGCGCTTGATCTTTACCTCACGGATGGCTATGTTTCGCTCGATCGAAAACGGAACTACTGGTATGACTTTGCCAAGGTTGCCGGAGGCAATTCGTCCATTATTGGAGATGCAAAGGACTGGCCCGCCATGGAGGGTCGCAGCCTTTCGGGTTATCAGCAGAAGCATGTATGGCTGAATGATGGCGCGGGCAAGTTTGTGGACGTGGCGCAGATGGTTGGCGTAACGGATACGGAGGATGGACGGGCGGTTGCCATGGCGGACCTCTGGAATCATGGGGCGCTCGACGTGATCGTAGCGAACCAGCGTGGGCGCTTGCTGCTCTACAAAAATACAGTGACGCCGGAGAACCATTGGATCGGCTTCGACCTTGAAGGTACGAAGAGCAACCGTAGCGCGATTGGAGCGCAGGTGGCGGTGAAGTGGAATGGGCAGGAGCAGATGCAGCAGGTCTCTGGAGGCAGTGGATTCGCGGCAGAGAATGACCGACGCCTGCACTTTGGGCTGGGGAGATCTACAGCGATCGACGAAGTCGTCATCCGTTGGCCTTCTGGTAGAATCCAGTCGCTGAAGAACGTCTCTGCCGATCAGATTCTCAAAGTGAAGGAACCCTCATGA